In Kutzneria kofuensis, the DNA window CGATGCCGGGCAGCCCGAACGTGTGCGGCACGGAGCCGACGGCCAGCACGAGATGGTCGTAGACCAGCGTTTCCCCGGATTCCAGCACGACTTCGCGCACGATCGGATCGACGCGATCGACCCGGCCGTAGAGAAACGTGGTGTGCGGCGCGGCGGAACGGATCGGGGCGCTGATGTGCGCCGGCTCCAACGCCCCCGACGCCACCTCGGCCAGCATCGGCGTGAACAGCAGGAAGTTCGAATCGCTGACGAGAGTCACGTCCAGCTTCGCGCCCCGCAGCACCAACCGCTCGAATCGCTGCGCGGCGGCGACGCCGGCGAATCCGCCGCCCACCACGACAACTTTCGCCCGTGGCGACGGTCCGCGCTCAGGACGCTCCCTCGCCGCCCAGGAACCGGCGACAAAATGCAGGAGCAGCCCGGTTATCGCCCCGTGCAACACGTTGCCGACCAGTTCCGGATACGTCTTCGCGGCGGCCACCGCCGACCAGGTCGGCAGCGCGCCGTGCACCAGCGGTTCCAGCGTCAGCGAGAACACCAGCCAGCCCAGCGTCCCCAGCAGCACGCCCGCCGACGTCGTCATCGCCAGGCCCTGCCGGGTGCCGTGAGCCACCGCCGCCAACACCACGCCGATGATCAGCGCATACGCCGCGAACGCGAGCCAGCCGGGGAACGCGGTGACCATGTGCTGCGTGGCCATCAGGATCCCGACCGGCAGCGCGGCCGCCAGGCCGGCGACCGCGCCCCACCCCAGCTGCGCCATCAGCTCTGCGGAACCGGCTGGGTCGACGGCTTCGCCGACGAGCCGATCGTGACCAGCCCGATCCCGCCGCCCAGCAGCAGCGACACCGTGGACAGGTCGCCGCCGAGCGTGTTCTGGCCGCCGACGACCAGTTCGAACAGCTGGAACAGGGCCGCCACCAGCAGCCCGTAGCCGGCGATCAGCACCAGCGGCCGCCGCTCGTGCCAGCCACCGGTGATCGCCGCCGCGGCCAGCGCGAGCACCACGAGGTAGCCGGGGACGCCGAGGCCGATCATGTGCCACGGCAGGCCCTGCGGGATCGCCAGCAGCGTGGCCAGGGCGAGGCCGACGCCGATTCCGACGGCGAGTTTCATGCCCACTCCAAGGTGTACGCGAGGGAAATGCGAATGGTTCGGGGGAGCGCCGGGATTCAGGACGCCAGCAGCAGGAAGCGGCCCGGCCGGCTGCCACTGGCCTGCCAACGCGGGCGCAGCACGGCGTCCACCCCGCCGAATCGGCCGGCGGCGGTGGCCAGCACCGCGAAATGCGCGACGAACATCAGCGCGTAGGACCAGAACCATTCGCCGGGCACGTACAAAGCCGACAGGGTGATGACCAGGGTCTGGCCGATTCCGACCACGGCCCAGAACCGGGTCGCGAGCCCGACGGTCAGGAATGCGCCGAGCAGGATCTCCACGGCCAGCGCGAGGGCCCCGAACAGAGGAAACCCCGGCAGCACGACGTGCTGGACGAGCCAGGAGAAGGGCGGGA includes these proteins:
- a CDS encoding DoxX family protein; the protein is MAISVAHEVQASTRGVRWVITGVRVVTGMLWVQNVSWKTPQPPNYGGLRMWTRDAVDHPVFPPFSWLVQHVVLPGFPLFGALALAVEILLGAFLTVGLATRFWAVVGIGQTLVITLSALYVPGEWFWSYALMFVAHFAVLATAAGRFGGVDAVLRPRWQASGSRPGRFLLLAS
- a CDS encoding Rv1678 family membrane protein encodes the protein MKLAVGIGVGLALATLLAIPQGLPWHMIGLGVPGYLVVLALAAAAITGGWHERRPLVLIAGYGLLVAALFQLFELVVGGQNTLGGDLSTVSLLLGGGIGLVTIGSSAKPSTQPVPQS